A part of Antennarius striatus isolate MH-2024 chromosome 21, ASM4005453v1, whole genome shotgun sequence genomic DNA contains:
- the LOC137588594 gene encoding inhibitor of nuclear factor kappa-B kinase subunit alpha-like — MEKPPFRQNQNCGDWELKERLGMGGFAHVYLYQHHETNEKLAVKMCRLELTPRNKDRWSREIQIMKKLNHINVVTARDVPEEITPIALNDLPLLAMEYCSRGDLRKMLSKLENCCGLKESEVLSLLNDVGSGIQYLHENKIIHRDLKPENIVLQDINGKLVHKIIDLGYAKDLDQGSLCTSFVGTLQYLAPELFENKPYSVTVDYWSFGTMVFECSCGFRPFLHNLQPVQWASKVRNKGPKDIMAVEELNGEVKFSTHLPYPNNLSRTLLEPLEALLQLMLKWDPSQRGGSIYTDTKKPLCFEVLEQILNMKVVHILNMTTAQVHSFQLSPDESLHSLQKRIEAETKIEVVNQELLQETGVSLDPRKPASQCVLDGVRGWDSYIVYLFDKSITTYSGPLSARQLPDKVNTIVQEAKTQLPLVVLKKVWGEAVSYICGLKDDYSRLFQGQRAAMLSLLRYNTNLTRCKNSMFGFSQQLMAKLDFFKSSIQYDLEKYSDQMHYGISSEKMLKAWQENEEKAAAFAQVAGVSHLDDEIMALHSEIVELQRSPYARRQGDKMEQLEEKAIDLYKQLKMKCKTPEPDVSSDSSEMVKAIIQTVQNQDKVLKDLYTHLSKILISKQKIIDLFPRIEKTLESIKDADNTVMQMQIKRQREFWHLLKIACAQNSSRNSIAASPESSNLLQVSQWSQSAQPVSSPHPLTSLPGPNDSDAAPRLLQENQRYLTQLTSLMQEAADEQTKSIVDQDWSWTKYETLTTKLKKRNA; from the exons ATGGAGAAACCTCCCTTCAGGCAAAACCAGAACTGCGGTGACTGGGAGCTGAAAGAGAGGCTGGGCATGGGCGGTTTTGCCCATGTTTATCTTTATCAACATCAT gaaacaaatgaaaaactagCAGTAAAAATGTGTCGCCTGGAACTCACACCAAGGAACAAGGACAGATGGAGCAGAGAAATCCAGATCATGAAAAA GTTAAATCACATCAACGTTGTGACAGCCAGAGATGTCCCAGAGGAAATTACACCCATAGCCTTAAATGATCTTCCACTGTTGGCTATGGAGTATTGCTCCAGGGGAGACCTTAGGAAG ATGCTGAGCAAACTTGAAAACTGCTGCGGTTTGAAAGAGAGTGAAGTGCTTTCCCTACTCAATGATGTCG GTTCTGGTATTCAATATCTACATGAGAACAAGATTATACATAGAGACCTTAAACCTGAGAACATAGTACTGCAAGATATCAATGGAAAG CTGGTCCACAAGATCATTGACTTGGGCTATGCTAAAGACCTAGATCAGGGCAGCCTGTGCACCTCCTTTGTTGGCACTCTTCAGTACTTG GCACCTGAACTGTTTGAGAATAAGCCATACAGTGTTACTGTGGACTACTGGAGCTTTGGAACAATGGTGTTTGAGTGCAGTTGTGGTTTCCGTCCATTCCTGCACAACCTCCAACCTGTGCAGTG GGCCAGTAAAGTGAGAAATAAAGGTCCAAAAGACATCATGGCTGTAGAGGAGCTGAACGGAGAAGTAAAGTTCTCCACACACCTACCTTATCCCAACAACCTCAGCAG GACACTGTTAGAGCCCTTGGAAGCGTTGCTTCAGCTGATGTTGAAGTGGGATCCTTCCCAGAGAGGAGGGAGCATCTACACGGACACCAAGAAACCTTTGTGCTTTGAGGTGTTGGAACAAATTTTGAATATGAAG GTCGTCCACATCCTGAACATGACCACAGCTCAGGTCCACTCTTTCCAGTTGAGCCCAGATGAAAGTCTCCACAGTTTGCAGAAACGAATTGAGGCTGAGACAAAGATTGAAGTGGTGaaccaggagctgctgcaggagacaGGAGTGTCACTGGATCCCAGGAAGCCTGCTTCACAATGTGTTCTAGATGGAGTG AGAGGGTGGGACAGCTACATCGTCTATCTGTTTGACAAGAGTATCACCACATACTCTGGTCCCCTCAGTGCCAGACAACTGCCCGATAAAGTCAACACTATTG tGCAAGAGGCCAAGACACAACTTCCCCTGGTTGTCTTAAAGAAGGTTTGGGGTGAAGCAGTGAGTTACATCTGTGGCCTGAAGGACGACTACAGCAGGCTTTTCCAAGGCCAAAGAGCTGCTAT GTTGAGTCTTCTGCGCTACAACACCAACCTGACAAGATGTAAGAACAGCATGTTTGGCTTTTCTCAGCAGCTGATGGCCAAGCTGGACTTCTTTAAGAGCAGCATCCAGTACGACCTTGAAAAATACAGCGATCAGATGCACTACGGCATAT CCTCTGAAAAGATGCTGAAAGCCTGGcaagaaaatgaggaaaaagctGCTGCGTTTGCACAG GTGGCAGGAGTGAGTCACTTGGATGACGAGATCATGGCTTTGCACTCTGAGATAGTGGAACTCCAGAGGAGCCCATACGCTCGTCGCCAAGGAGACAAGATGGAACAGCT AGAAGAGAAGGCCATTGATCTCtacaagcagctgaaaatgaaatgcaaaa CACCTGAACCTGATGTGAGCAGTGACAGCTCTGAGATGGTGAAGGCCATCATTCAGACTGTCCAAAACCAAGACAAGGTCCTAAAGGATCTGTATACTCACCTGAG TAAGATCCTCATCAGCAAACAGAAGATCATTGACTTATTTCCACGAATAGAAAAAACTCTGGAGAGTATCAAGGATGCCGATAACACAGTGATGCAGATGCAgataaagagacagagagagttcTGGCATTTATTAAAGATCGCTTGT gctcAAAATTCATCCAGGAACTCTATAGCAGCCAGTCCTGAGTCATCCAACCTCCTGCAGGTTTCTCAGTGGTCTCAGTCGGCACAACCTGTCAGCTCTCCACATCCACTCACATCCCTCCCCGGGCCGAACGACAG TGATGCCGCTCCACGTCTGCTgcaggagaaccagaggtaCCTCACTCAGCTAACAAGCCTGATGCAGGAGGCTGCAGATGAGCAGACCAAAAGCATAGTG GACCAAGACTGGAGCTGGACAAAATACGAAACGTTAACgactaaattaaaaaagagaaacgCGTGA